The sequence TTTCGAGGCGTGCTCCTTAGGCCGCTCGGACACGCCACCGCGGGACAGCGTACCCAACGAGGGGGCCATCAGCCCAATCGCTGCCGGGAGAAGAAGGCTTCCAGTGGCGCAGCGCACTCGGCGGCCAGCACTCCGCCGCGGACCTGCGGCCGGTGGTTGAGCCGGCGATCCCGCACCACGTCCCACAGCGAGCCGACCGCACCGGTCTTGGGTTCGAAGGCCCCGAACACCAGCCGTTCCACGCGCGCGGCCACCAGCGCGCCCGCGCACATGGTGCACGGCTCCAGCGTGACAGCCAGCGTCGCACCGGTCAGCCGCCAGCCGTCACCCAGGACAGCTGCGGCAGCGCGGATCGCCAGCAGTTCGGCGTGTGCGGTCGGGTCTCCAAGCGCTTCGCGTGCGTTGGCCGCCTGGGCCAGTACGGTGCCGTCAGGACCGACCACCACCGCACCCACCGGCACATCGCGGGGCCCGGCCTGGCCGGCAGCCGCCAGGGCCGCGCGGATCAGGTCCTCATCGGTGGGCGGGGCGGTCACCGATCGCGGCGCGGCAGCGCCGCGGTGAGCTGCTCGTCGAATCCCATCTCGTTGGCGATTCGGTGCAGCTGCTCTTCGACGGCAAGGTCGGGCTCGTCGAGGATGACGCTGAGCACCGCGGCGGGCAGGCCGATGTCGGACAGCACCCCCAAGTCGCCCTCCTCGAACGGGTCGGCGTCCTCGAGGTCGTCGGCGTCGATGTCGGCGTCGATCTCCTCGAGCACCTCGTCGGCGAGGTCATAGTCCAGCGCTGCCGTGGCATCCGAGAGCAGCAAGCGAGTGCCGGCCGGGCCCGGGCGGATGATCACGAAGAACTCGTGGTCGACATTGATCAGACCGAAAACAGCTCCGGCACTGCGTAGTTCCCGCAGCTCCGTCTCTGCTATGGACAAACTGGTCAAGGCCGCGGCACGCATCGACGTGCAACGCCACTTGCCGTCTTCGCGCACAACAGCCACGCCAAATCCGTCCAGCGTCTCCGCGGGCCGGCCCGGTGCGGACGAGCTCTGTGCTCCCATGGGCGCCTACGGTAGTCGCCGGTTACGCCCTTGACCAGCGTGTGCCAACCTGGACAGGTGGCGGTAAGCACAGTGAAAACTCCGGTGTGCGTCTTAGGGCTCGGCCTGATCGGCGGTTCGGTGCTGCGCGCGGCCGCGGCGGCGGGCCGGGCGGCGTTCGGCTACAACAGGTCGGCCGACGGGGTGAATGCCGCGGTCGCCGACGGCTTCGACGCCACCACCGAGCTGGAAACGGCCCTGAAGCGCGCCGCACAGACCGGTGCGCTGATCGTGATCGCCGTCCCGGTGCCGGCGCTGCCGATGCTGCTCGGCCCCATCAGCCGCCTGGCACCCGAATGCCCCCTGACCGACGTCACCAGCGTCAAGAGCCCGGTGCTCGACGAGATCACCGCCGCGGGACTGCAGGCCCGCTTCGTCGGCGGGCACCCGATGGCCGGGACGGCGCACTCCGGTTGGCCGGCCGGGCACGCCGATCTGTTCCACGGCGCACCGTGGGTGATCAGTGTCGACGACCACGTGGACCCGGCGGTGTTCTCGACGGTGCTGGACCTGATTCTGGACTGCGGATCGGTGGCGGTACCGGCCCGCTCGGAGGAACACGACGCGGCCGCGGCAGCCATCTCGCATCTGCCGCACCTGATGGCGGAGGCGCTGGCCGTGACGGCAGCGGATGTACCGCTGGCGTTCGCGCTGGCCGCCGGATCGTTCCGCGACGGCACCCGGGTCGCCGGGACGGCACCGGACCTGGTCCGGGCCATGTGCGAGGCCAACTGGCAACGACTGCTACCGGCGCTGGACCGCGCCATCGCGCTGCTGGCCGATGCGCGGGATTCGCTGTCGGCCTCGGACTCGGTGGCCGAACTGGTCAATCACGGCCACGCCGCCCGCACTCGCTACGACAATTTCCCCCGCAGCGAGATCGTCACCGTCGTCGTCGGCGCCAGCGACTGGCGCCGGGAACTGGCCGCCGCCGGGCGGGCCGGCGGGGTGATCAGATCCGCGTTGCCAACCCGGGATAGTCGATGACGAACCCGTCGGCGTCGACGGTGACGGTGGTGCCCCGGGCATCGGTTCCCGGTGTGATCACCTTGATGCCGGACCGGTTTCCGGCGCTGCTGTAGCTGGCGGTCGCCGCCACCACCGACATGTCCGGCAGGTTCAGGTACAGCGTGGGCAAGGTGATCGCGGCCGATCGCTCCTGCAGCCGGGCCCGCCGGATCGGCAGCGTGTTGAAGAACGGGCTGAACAGCATGTCGATGTCCAGGGCACCGTCATAGCCGGCGCGTGACTGCCCCCGGGCATCAGTGACCAGCCACATGTTCTCTTCGTCGCGGGCAATCACCAGCTGGCGTTCGCGTTCGGCGAGCGTGACGGTCAGTCCCAGCCGTTTGGTGGCGCCGGACTCATCGGTGTGCAGGTCGTAATAGACGCCGAACGCCGGATGCTCCGCGGTGGCCCCGGCCACGATCCGGCCGTTGGCCCTGATCCGGTTTCCGGACAGCTGCACACGTACCGACTCCATCCGCGGGGCGTCGGGCGCCCGCCAGGTCAGAATCGCCGGCCACGGGCCGGACGGGGCTGCGCTCACCAATCCACCGTAAGCGACGGCCCAACGATCCGCAGTGAGGCCCCCGGTGCGCAAACTCATCAGAACCGGTTCATTTCCGGGCCACACGCGGCAAGATGTCCCCATGAGCAGCGACCCCAGCGTGCCCGTCGACCCGTCTCAGGGCGAAGCCAGCACACCGCCGCCGCCCCCGGCGGCGATGCCGTTCACCCGTGCCGGCGCGCTGTGGAGCGCACTGATCGCTGGTTTTCTGGTCCTGATCGTGTTGCTGGTGTTCGTCACCCAGAACACGGATCCGGTCGATCTGGCGTTTTTGACCTGGACCTGGAGCCTGCCGAAGGGCGTGGCGATCCTGCTGGCGGCGATCTGCGGCGGGCTGGTGACGGCCCTGGTGGGTACCGCGCGGATCTTCCAGCTGCGTCGCGCCGCCAAGAAGTCCCTCGCGGCTCAGCGGTAGATCAGAACCGCGCCTGATTGCGCGGCAGCAGGTCCCAGACATGCTCGGTGCCGTTGATCGATGCCGCGGCGCCCTGCCCGGACCGCGAGTACAACAGCCGGGTGATCGACACGTAGTCGATGGGAAACGACAGCAGGCGCTGCGTGCCCAGGATCTGGTGCAGCACCACGTTGATCACGCCGCCGTGGCTGAACACCGCGACCGTGTCATCAGGCTCGGAGCCGGCCACCACGTCGACGACGGCGGCGGCGACCCGGGCGCAGAACGCGGCCTCGTCGACGTCGGCGGGCAGGTGGCCCTGGGCCATCCGGGCCCAGTCCTGCGGTCGCTCGGTGCGTAGGTGTTCGACGGGCAGATAGCCGGCCAGGTCGCGGTCGTACTCGGCGAACCGCTCATCGATGTCGACGCTGTGCCCGAGCTGCGCGGCCAGCGGCTCCGCGGTCTGGATCGCACGACGCTGCGGGCTGCTGACCAGCCGGGTGATCGGGAAGCGCGCCAACGCGTCCGGCAGGCGCTGCGCCTGTTCGACCCCGACCTCGGACAGCTCGGGGTCTGAGCCCTGGCCGTACTCGCTGCGCAGCGGCAGGGCATGGCGGATCAGCAGCAACTGCACGCCTGTCACCCTAAGGGGCCAGTTCCGCCCGACTTCACGGGGTGACGATGTTGAAGTTCGGGTCGGGTTTGTCCAGTACGCCCAGCAGGTTCGCCCACGCGGTCTGGTCGCCGGAGATCTCCAACTCCCCACCGCCGAGCAGCGCCGCCAGCAGCGCCAGCTTGGTGGCCGCCGTGACGGTGACGTCCGCGCTGGCCGGGTCCGCCGGAGTCTTGCGGTGGACGAGTACACCGTTGCGCAGGGTGAGGCGATAGTTGACGCCGGTGTCGGCGAACGAGACATCCAGGGCCAGTGCCAGATCCCAGGCCCGTGGCCCGTTGACCCGGATCGCCAGGCTCTCGAAGAGCTGCTCGGGGCTGAGTTGGGAGATCAGCGCCGCCGAGGTGACCTGGCCGACGGTGCCGAAGTTGCCGGTGCGCAATTCGGTGGCGCCGGACAGAAAGAAGTTGCGCCAGGTCGCGTTCTCCGCGCCGTAGGCCAGCTGTTCGAGGGTGTCCGCATAGAGTTTTCGGGCGGCGACGTGATTGGCGTCGGTGAACACCACATGATCGAGTAGTGTTGCCGCCCAACGAAAGTCACCGCTGTCGAAGGCATCCTTGGCCAGGTCGACGACGCGGTCCGCGCCGCCCATCGCCGCGACGTAGCGGGGGCCGGCCGCCTCGGGCGGGTGTGGCCACAACCGGGCCGGGTTGCCGTCGAACCAGCCCAGATAACGCTGGTAGACGGCCTTGACGTTGTGGCTCACCGATCCGTAGTAGCCGCGGGCGTGCCAGGCGTTGTCCAGGGCGGGCGGCAGCTGGAGCTGTTCGGCGATCTCGATACCGGTATAGCCCTGGTTGAGCAGCCGCAGCGTCTGGTCATGCAGATAGGCGTACAGATCCCGTTGCAGCCCGAGGTATTCCGCGATCCGCTGGGTTCCCCAGGTCGGCCAGTGGTGCGAGGCGAAGACGACGTCGGCCCGTCCGGCGAAGGTGTCGATGGCTTCGGTGAGGTAGCCGGCCCAGGCATGCGGGTCGCGCACCAGCGCGCCACGCAGCGTCAGCAGGTTGTGCTGATTGTGGGTGGCGTTCTCGGCCATGCACAGCGCCCGGAATTGCGGGAAGTAGAAGTGCATCTCGGCCGGCGCCTCGGTTCCCGGCGCCATTTGGAACTCGATCTGCACGCCGTCGATGACGTGGGTCTCGCCGGTCTGGGAGATGGTGACGGTGGGGACGATGACCGACACCTCCCCGGTCGAGGTGTTCTGTCCCAGGCCGCAGCCGACCTGCCCGCGCGGACCGCGCGCCAGCACGGTGCCGTACATGTAGCCGGCCCGGCGCAGCATCGCGGTGCCGGCGTAGACGTTCTCGGCCACCACATGCTCGATGAAGCCCTCCGGGGCAAGCACGGCCACCCGGCCGGCGTCGACGTCGGCCTGCGAAGTCACGCCCAGCACACCGCCGAAGTGGTCGGCGTGACTGTGTGTGTAGATGACCGCGGTGACGGGGCGGTCTCCGCCGCGATGTTCTCGATACAGCGCCAGCGCCGCGGCGGCGACCTCGGTGGAGATCAGCGGATCGATGACGATCACCCCGGAGTCGCCCTCGACGAAGGTGATGTTGGAGATGTCGAACCCGCGCACCTGGTAGATGCCCTCGACGACTTCGTAGAGTCCCTGCTTGGCGGCCAGTTGGGATTGGCGCCACAGGGACGGATGCACCGAGGTCGGCGGATCA is a genomic window of Mycolicibacter heraklionensis containing:
- a CDS encoding nucleoside deaminase gives rise to the protein MTAPPTDEDLIRAALAAAGQAGPRDVPVGAVVVGPDGTVLAQAANAREALGDPTAHAELLAIRAAAAVLGDGWRLTGATLAVTLEPCTMCAGALVAARVERLVFGAFEPKTGAVGSLWDVVRDRRLNHRPQVRGGVLAAECAAPLEAFFSRQRLG
- a CDS encoding tRNA adenosine deaminase-associated protein — translated: MGAQSSSAPGRPAETLDGFGVAVVREDGKWRCTSMRAAALTSLSIAETELRELRSAGAVFGLINVDHEFFVIIRPGPAGTRLLLSDATAALDYDLADEVLEEIDADIDADDLEDADPFEEGDLGVLSDIGLPAAVLSVILDEPDLAVEEQLHRIANEMGFDEQLTAALPRRDR
- a CDS encoding prephenate dehydrogenase is translated as MCVLGLGLIGGSVLRAAAAAGRAAFGYNRSADGVNAAVADGFDATTELETALKRAAQTGALIVIAVPVPALPMLLGPISRLAPECPLTDVTSVKSPVLDEITAAGLQARFVGGHPMAGTAHSGWPAGHADLFHGAPWVISVDDHVDPAVFSTVLDLILDCGSVAVPARSEEHDAAAAAISHLPHLMAEALAVTAADVPLAFALAAGSFRDGTRVAGTAPDLVRAMCEANWQRLLPALDRAIALLADARDSLSASDSVAELVNHGHAARTRYDNFPRSEIVTVVVGASDWRRELAAAGRAGGVIRSALPTRDSR
- a CDS encoding putative glycolipid-binding domain-containing protein encodes the protein MSAAPSGPWPAILTWRAPDAPRMESVRVQLSGNRIRANGRIVAGATAEHPAFGVYYDLHTDESGATKRLGLTVTLAERERQLVIARDEENMWLVTDARGQSRAGYDGALDIDMLFSPFFNTLPIRRARLQERSAAITLPTLYLNLPDMSVVAATASYSSAGNRSGIKVITPGTDARGTTVTVDADGFVIDYPGLATRI
- a CDS encoding LapA family protein; the encoded protein is MSSDPSVPVDPSQGEASTPPPPPAAMPFTRAGALWSALIAGFLVLIVLLVFVTQNTDPVDLAFLTWTWSLPKGVAILLAAICGGLVTALVGTARIFQLRRAAKKSLAAQR
- a CDS encoding histidine phosphatase family protein encodes the protein MQLLLIRHALPLRSEYGQGSDPELSEVGVEQAQRLPDALARFPITRLVSSPQRRAIQTAEPLAAQLGHSVDIDERFAEYDRDLAGYLPVEHLRTERPQDWARMAQGHLPADVDEAAFCARVAAAVVDVVAGSEPDDTVAVFSHGGVINVVLHQILGTQRLLSFPIDYVSITRLLYSRSGQGAAASINGTEHVWDLLPRNQARF
- a CDS encoding alkyl/aryl-sulfatase, which produces MENQPVSATVEAAHAEHRRTLPFSDTTDFADADRGFIAALKPCVITAADGRVVWDNDSYGFLAGDPPTSVHPSLWRQSQLAAKQGLYEVVEGIYQVRGFDISNITFVEGDSGVIVIDPLISTEVAAAALALYREHRGGDRPVTAVIYTHSHADHFGGVLGVTSQADVDAGRVAVLAPEGFIEHVVAENVYAGTAMLRRAGYMYGTVLARGPRGQVGCGLGQNTSTGEVSVIVPTVTISQTGETHVIDGVQIEFQMAPGTEAPAEMHFYFPQFRALCMAENATHNQHNLLTLRGALVRDPHAWAGYLTEAIDTFAGRADVVFASHHWPTWGTQRIAEYLGLQRDLYAYLHDQTLRLLNQGYTGIEIAEQLQLPPALDNAWHARGYYGSVSHNVKAVYQRYLGWFDGNPARLWPHPPEAAGPRYVAAMGGADRVVDLAKDAFDSGDFRWAATLLDHVVFTDANHVAARKLYADTLEQLAYGAENATWRNFFLSGATELRTGNFGTVGQVTSAALISQLSPEQLFESLAIRVNGPRAWDLALALDVSFADTGVNYRLTLRNGVLVHRKTPADPASADVTVTAATKLALLAALLGGGELEISGDQTAWANLLGVLDKPDPNFNIVTP